From a single Vampirovibrio chlorellavorus genomic region:
- the dnaN gene encoding DNA polymerase III subunit beta: protein MKFAVQREDIHQAVSAVQRATATRVIQPILSNILIESVGPDTLKLSATDLDFGIQTTIPAKVLEEGRTTLSAKKLAEILSKLPTGREIEFEIEEAVQTARIQCGTALFDMRTLPADEFPVIRQIDEQGYLEVDGKAFIRAINQTAFAAASYDANNVLGGVFFQLNESGLEMAATDGSRLARRIETVSEGGVTPQMNVSAIIPAKALQEFLKLCASDISAQPVRLAIQDGQIAFRTPRFYVLSRLLDGQYPKYNQLIPVDNKIVAFANKKAFIDSLERTAVMANERTHIVKLSLDRNNMSLAAQTPDVGDSKDTLEVLYDGDALNIAFNYKYVIDALKVIESDDVRMETNGPLSPTIFRGKEENGYLCLVMPVQVK, encoded by the coding sequence ATGAAATTTGCCGTTCAACGTGAAGATATCCATCAGGCTGTGTCCGCCGTGCAACGGGCCACGGCTACCCGTGTTATCCAGCCCATTCTGTCCAATATTCTCATTGAAAGCGTTGGCCCGGACACGCTCAAACTCTCGGCCACCGATCTGGATTTTGGCATTCAAACCACCATTCCGGCCAAAGTGCTGGAGGAAGGCCGAACCACGTTATCGGCCAAAAAACTGGCGGAGATCCTCAGCAAACTACCCACGGGCCGCGAAATTGAGTTTGAAATTGAAGAGGCCGTGCAAACGGCCCGTATTCAGTGCGGAACCGCCTTGTTTGACATGCGCACCCTGCCCGCCGATGAGTTCCCCGTGATAAGGCAGATTGATGAACAAGGCTACTTGGAAGTAGATGGCAAGGCTTTTATCCGGGCCATCAACCAGACCGCCTTTGCCGCCGCCAGTTATGACGCCAACAACGTTCTGGGCGGTGTCTTTTTTCAGTTGAATGAAAGTGGACTGGAAATGGCCGCTACCGATGGCTCTCGTCTGGCCCGGCGGATTGAAACGGTCTCTGAAGGGGGCGTAACCCCTCAAATGAACGTATCCGCCATTATTCCGGCCAAGGCCTTGCAAGAGTTTCTGAAGTTATGCGCTTCCGATATCAGCGCCCAGCCGGTTCGTTTGGCCATTCAGGACGGGCAAATTGCCTTCCGCACCCCCCGGTTTTACGTGTTGTCCCGCTTGCTGGATGGTCAGTATCCCAAGTACAACCAGCTCATTCCGGTGGACAATAAAATCGTGGCCTTCGCCAACAAGAAAGCCTTCATTGATTCTCTGGAGCGGACGGCCGTTATGGCCAACGAGCGCACTCATATCGTCAAACTATCTCTGGACAGGAACAACATGAGTCTGGCCGCTCAGACTCCGGATGTGGGCGACTCCAAGGATACGCTGGAAGTGCTGTACGACGGGGATGCCCTGAACATCGCCTTTAACTACAAATACGTGATCGATGCCCTGAAGGTGATTGAGTCCGATGATGTGCGCATGGAAACCAATGGCCCCTTGTCGCCCACCATCTTCCGGGGCAAGGAAGAAAATGGGTATCTGTGTCTGGTCATGCCGGTACAGGTCAAATAA
- the kdsA gene encoding 3-deoxy-8-phosphooctulonate synthase: protein MSNPLKSQFIVIAGPCILENNRGEVNFETARQLKAIMAQFPEVKFYFKSSYDKANRSSINSYRGPGLEEGLQILKEIKESVGVSILTDVHWPHEVAPVAEVVDMIQIPAFLCRQTDLLLEAGRTPIPVNIKKGQFLAPLDIRHAAHKVKSMGNQQVYITERGSTFGYNNLVVDMRAIPMVQSLDLPIILDATHSVQLPGGAGETTGGNREYAPLLAKAAVAVGCNGLFFETHPQPEKGLSDASNMLPLHWVEPMLQTCMKIRALVQQEGPYHLSEALQEV from the coding sequence ATGTCCAATCCCCTCAAATCCCAATTCATCGTCATCGCTGGCCCTTGCATTCTTGAAAATAACCGGGGCGAGGTCAATTTTGAGACCGCCCGTCAACTCAAAGCCATCATGGCCCAGTTTCCCGAAGTCAAATTTTACTTTAAAAGCTCCTATGACAAGGCCAATCGCTCTTCCATCAACTCCTACCGAGGGCCGGGGCTGGAAGAAGGCCTTCAGATCCTGAAAGAAATCAAGGAGAGCGTGGGCGTCTCCATCTTGACCGATGTGCATTGGCCCCATGAAGTGGCTCCCGTGGCGGAAGTTGTGGATATGATACAGATTCCGGCGTTTTTATGCCGCCAGACCGATTTGTTGCTGGAAGCCGGTAGGACCCCCATCCCGGTAAACATCAAAAAAGGGCAATTTTTGGCCCCGCTGGACATTCGCCACGCCGCCCACAAGGTTAAAAGCATGGGTAACCAGCAGGTCTACATTACCGAACGGGGCAGCACCTTTGGCTACAATAACCTGGTGGTGGACATGCGGGCCATCCCCATGGTGCAATCGCTGGATTTGCCCATTATTTTGGACGCCACTCACAGCGTGCAGCTACCCGGTGGAGCCGGAGAAACCACTGGGGGGAATCGGGAGTACGCCCCCTTACTGGCCAAAGCCGCCGTGGCGGTTGGCTGTAACGGCTTGTTCTTTGAAACCCACCCCCAGCCTGAAAAGGGGTTAAGCGACGCCAGCAACATGTTGCCCCTGCATTGGGTGGAACCCATGCTGCAAACCTGTATGAAAATCCGGGCCCTGGTGCAGCAGGAAGGCCCTTACCACCTTTCTGAAGCGTTGCAGGAAGTTTAA
- the dprA gene encoding DNA-processing protein DprA, with amino-acid sequence MSLIPPTEIPSITSVPQAPYPDAVYLRALLEVDGLGNLSILKLLRAFESPEALWNAPEAQLALHLGASKLAAFLKRRDEGLPITLHQRERSEGIQAVAITEKAYPALLKEIYNPPVLLYVKGRLEAFSGRCLAFVGTRKSSEYGRKVTGKLIQELRSTGVAIVSGLAAGIDTCAHWQAIQCSLPTVAVFGCGLDILYPASNRMLAQEILEAGGAWVSEYPPGTQPTRYSFPQRNRIVAGLCQGIVVVEGDIKSGALITARLAAEEGRSVYAVPGNIFSSGSQGPHELLKTGATLVNKGSELLTDLGWDTPHTDGMMRHSQPQVASLPELSEEEGRLLQAIAYDPMGIDDLPRATGYASAKINELLTLLELEGLIVLLPGAKVCRK; translated from the coding sequence ATGAGTTTGATACCGCCCACTGAAATACCCTCTATAACCTCTGTTCCCCAAGCGCCTTACCCGGACGCTGTTTACTTGCGCGCTTTGTTAGAGGTGGATGGGCTGGGAAACTTGTCTATTCTGAAGTTACTACGGGCCTTTGAATCTCCGGAAGCCCTGTGGAATGCTCCCGAGGCCCAGTTGGCACTTCACTTGGGGGCCAGTAAGTTGGCCGCTTTTTTAAAACGCAGGGATGAGGGATTACCCATCACACTGCATCAGCGGGAGCGTTCCGAGGGTATTCAGGCCGTTGCCATTACTGAGAAAGCCTATCCAGCCTTGTTGAAAGAAATTTATAACCCCCCGGTCTTGTTGTATGTCAAAGGGAGGCTGGAAGCCTTTTCCGGGAGGTGTCTGGCGTTTGTGGGCACCCGTAAATCCAGTGAATACGGGCGAAAAGTGACTGGAAAACTGATTCAGGAATTGCGATCGACTGGAGTGGCCATTGTTAGTGGACTGGCTGCCGGGATTGATACCTGTGCCCATTGGCAGGCCATCCAGTGTAGTTTGCCCACGGTGGCTGTGTTTGGGTGCGGGCTGGATATTTTGTACCCGGCGTCCAACCGGATGCTGGCTCAGGAAATACTGGAGGCGGGCGGGGCCTGGGTCAGTGAATACCCACCCGGTACCCAGCCCACCCGGTATTCCTTTCCCCAACGGAACCGCATTGTGGCCGGGCTGTGTCAGGGCATTGTGGTGGTGGAAGGCGATATCAAAAGCGGGGCGCTGATCACGGCCCGTTTAGCTGCCGAAGAGGGACGTTCTGTGTATGCCGTACCCGGAAATATTTTTAGTTCCGGGAGCCAGGGGCCTCATGAGCTGCTCAAAACAGGGGCCACGCTTGTTAATAAAGGCTCAGAGTTGTTGACTGATTTGGGCTGGGATACTCCACACACCGATGGAATGATGAGGCACAGTCAACCGCAAGTAGCCAGTTTGCCGGAGTTGTCCGAAGAAGAGGGGCGATTATTACAAGCCATTGCTTATGATCCCATGGGCATTGATGATTTACCGAGGGCAACCGGATACGCTTCTGCTAAAATCAATGAGCTTTTAACTCTGTTGGAGTTGGAAGGCTTGATTGTTTTGTTGCCGGGGGCTAAAGTTTGTCGCAAGTAG
- the polA gene encoding DNA polymerase I, with protein MSQVEILEKSGTAKGAGTMKTLVLIDGHSLAYRMHFALERTNMRTSEGTPSWAVYGFFNNLFALLKKIKPDAIAVSFDVSRITFRNELYPEYKAHRDSMPDEMRAQMDLIRRGVELLGIPIYEKQGFEADDVIGTLACKAAREGFWVQILTGDQDAFQLVDDLDPANPAKAHAGKIEVLIPARMPREEMKTYDRQGVFEKWGIYPEQVIDFKALKGDTSDNIPGVPGIGDKTAVKLLTEYQTLENLYQHIEELPANKLREKLETYKDQAFLSQQLATINREVPLSVVWEDCHLVIPDLEALTAFLEKMEFKSILKQAPVLFGSFLMETQSGALSESTDSVLDAADSPGREEVSSLASLQVQPMRVDHTIVTRLEHLSALIQQIEQAQVFALDLETTGLDVHTAQLAGVAISVWDAFERFERPAQNQLALSDYPAAFPALRLKENLPEASIANFYIPIRAEGLETSLTETQILEALRPVLTSESVVKLVHNAKFECNIFRQLEIPLRGLVFDTMIASYVQNPDRRHGLKALAEEVLGQSMTEIRELIGTGKKEKLFSEVPVELAAAYASCDGYATIALARYFLERLDEQQWTLFYEIEMPLAHVLADVEWTGVSLDTAYLKKLSDELAERLQILEREVCDLAGGDFNLNSPKQVAEVLFDKMGIAPTRKTKGKTGYSTDVKVLELLADEHEIVRKLLEYRQLFKLKSTYIDALPALVNPKTHRLHTSFNQTVTATGRLSSSNPNLQNIPIRTELGRLIRQAFVPQQAQGWSLLSADYSQIELRLLAHFSEDPHLVKAFQQGEDIHTATASLVFGLPLDKVSKEQRYRAKTVNFGVVYGQSPFGLAQQLKIPQSEAAQFIQLYFSRYGKVKQCIDAIKAQAHKTGQVQTICGRTRDLSRDLQSSNRSIREFAERAAFNTPLQGSAADLMKVAMIRLHQQLLSEGLKTRIILQVHDELVLEVPDAELEQVKRLVRTAMELGQPLHVPLEVDVYVGPSWME; from the coding sequence TTGTCGCAAGTAGAGATTCTGGAAAAAAGCGGAACAGCCAAAGGGGCAGGTACCATGAAGACCCTGGTGTTGATTGACGGTCATTCGCTGGCCTATCGCATGCATTTTGCCCTGGAGCGCACCAATATGCGCACCTCCGAGGGGACGCCCAGTTGGGCCGTGTATGGGTTTTTCAACAACCTGTTTGCTTTGCTCAAAAAAATCAAGCCGGATGCCATCGCCGTTTCTTTCGATGTCAGCCGGATAACTTTCCGCAACGAGCTTTACCCAGAATATAAAGCCCATCGCGATTCCATGCCCGATGAAATGCGCGCACAAATGGACTTAATCCGCCGGGGGGTGGAGCTATTGGGCATCCCCATATACGAGAAGCAAGGTTTTGAGGCTGATGATGTGATCGGCACCCTGGCTTGTAAAGCCGCCCGGGAAGGCTTTTGGGTGCAAATCCTGACCGGGGATCAGGATGCCTTTCAGTTGGTGGATGATTTAGATCCCGCCAACCCGGCCAAAGCCCACGCCGGGAAGATTGAAGTCTTGATTCCGGCCCGCATGCCCCGTGAGGAGATGAAAACCTACGATCGGCAAGGGGTGTTTGAGAAGTGGGGCATTTACCCGGAGCAGGTGATTGATTTTAAGGCCCTCAAGGGAGACACCTCCGATAATATTCCCGGTGTACCCGGCATTGGCGATAAAACGGCGGTCAAGCTGCTGACGGAATACCAGACCTTGGAGAATTTATACCAGCACATTGAGGAATTGCCTGCCAATAAGCTGCGGGAAAAGCTGGAAACCTACAAAGATCAGGCTTTTTTAAGCCAGCAATTGGCTACCATTAACCGGGAAGTGCCACTGTCCGTGGTCTGGGAGGATTGCCATCTGGTGATCCCCGATTTGGAAGCCTTGACTGCCTTTTTGGAGAAAATGGAATTTAAATCGATTCTCAAGCAAGCCCCGGTTTTGTTTGGATCATTTTTGATGGAAACCCAATCAGGAGCGCTGTCCGAGTCCACAGACTCAGTCTTGGATGCAGCGGATTCACCCGGGAGGGAGGAGGTTTCCTCGCTAGCCAGCCTTCAAGTGCAGCCCATGCGGGTGGATCATACCATTGTGACCCGACTGGAGCACTTGAGTGCGCTCATCCAGCAGATTGAGCAAGCCCAGGTGTTTGCTCTGGATTTGGAAACCACCGGCCTGGATGTACACACGGCCCAATTGGCCGGGGTCGCCATATCCGTGTGGGACGCCTTTGAGCGTTTTGAGCGGCCCGCCCAGAACCAATTGGCGTTGTCCGATTATCCGGCGGCCTTTCCAGCGCTGCGCCTGAAGGAAAACTTACCTGAAGCGTCTATTGCCAATTTTTACATTCCCATTCGAGCGGAAGGGTTGGAAACATCGCTTACCGAAACACAGATTCTAGAAGCCTTGCGCCCGGTCTTAACCAGTGAGTCGGTGGTGAAACTGGTTCATAACGCCAAGTTTGAGTGCAATATTTTCAGGCAATTAGAAATCCCTTTACGGGGCTTGGTATTTGACACCATGATTGCCAGCTACGTGCAGAACCCCGACCGGCGGCACGGCTTAAAAGCGCTGGCGGAAGAGGTGTTGGGCCAGTCCATGACCGAGATTAGGGAGCTGATTGGCACCGGCAAGAAGGAAAAGTTGTTTTCCGAGGTGCCGGTGGAGCTGGCGGCGGCTTACGCCAGTTGTGACGGTTACGCCACCATAGCCCTGGCTCGGTACTTTTTGGAGCGGCTGGATGAGCAACAATGGACGCTGTTTTATGAAATTGAAATGCCCCTGGCCCATGTATTGGCAGATGTGGAGTGGACGGGCGTTTCTCTGGATACGGCCTACCTGAAAAAGCTGAGTGATGAATTGGCGGAGCGCTTGCAAATCCTGGAACGGGAGGTTTGTGATCTGGCGGGCGGGGACTTTAACCTGAATTCCCCCAAGCAGGTGGCCGAAGTCCTGTTTGACAAAATGGGCATTGCCCCCACCCGTAAAACCAAGGGAAAAACCGGCTACAGCACCGATGTGAAGGTGCTGGAATTACTGGCCGATGAGCATGAGATAGTGCGCAAGCTGCTGGAGTATCGACAGCTGTTCAAGCTGAAATCGACCTACATCGATGCCTTACCGGCTCTGGTCAACCCGAAAACCCATCGTCTGCATACGAGCTTTAACCAAACGGTGACGGCCACCGGGCGCTTGTCCAGTAGTAACCCCAATTTGCAGAACATTCCCATTCGCACGGAGCTGGGCCGTCTGATTCGGCAGGCCTTTGTCCCACAGCAAGCCCAAGGCTGGTCGTTGTTGTCCGCCGATTATTCCCAGATTGAGCTGCGCTTGCTGGCCCATTTTTCGGAAGATCCGCACTTGGTCAAGGCCTTCCAGCAAGGGGAAGACATTCACACGGCCACGGCCTCTCTGGTGTTCGGCTTGCCCCTTGATAAAGTCAGCAAAGAGCAGCGCTACCGAGCCAAAACGGTCAATTTTGGGGTGGTTTACGGACAATCGCCCTTTGGTTTGGCCCAGCAGCTTAAAATCCCCCAAAGCGAAGCGGCTCAATTCATTCAGCTTTACTTTTCCCGGTATGGCAAGGTCAAGCAGTGTATTGACGCCATCAAAGCGCAGGCCCACAAAACCGGGCAGGTGCAAACCATCTGCGGGCGCACCCGGGATCTCTCTCGAGACCTGCAAAGTAGCAACCGCAGTATCCGGGAATTCGCCGAGCGCGCCGCTTTCAATACCCCCTTGCAAGGGTCTGCCGCCGATTTGATGAAAGTGGCCATGATCCGCTTGCATCAGCAGCTTTTGTCGGAAGGCTTAAAGACTCGTATTATTCTGCAGGTTCACGATGAACTGGTGCTGGAAGTGCCGGATGCCGAACTGGAGCAGGTGAAGCGGTTGGTGCGTACTGCCATGGAGTTGGGACAGCCGTTGCATGTGCCTTTAGAGGTGGATGTCTATGTTGGCCCCAGTTGGATGGAGTAG
- a CDS encoding NAD(+)/NADH kinase — protein MLKHVTLVQNLSTDPQSVYANQVLEYLTHHGVHVSHLQVLGKDCPVVPPAAAHPDLVIVLGGDGTFLRAARKFVSENVPLVGINTGALGFLTHIEADKIPFYLDLLIQGKYSLESRMMLSIENCGEAGGDVTALQEELALNDVVVKNANPSQLCRLHLHVNNTPVAVYDSDGLILSTPSGTTAYTMAAGGPVISPEVDAISITPICPHSFSAKAVVVPFNKEFKIQSDAKNQDVVYALDGLECGVLKPGESLVVVRAAIPFQMVNFEQSENDFYSLLKRKLQWSMNPRWQSQEARAGAQVYTEHPPQQSSPSV, from the coding sequence ATGCTAAAGCACGTTACCCTGGTTCAGAATCTGAGTACCGATCCCCAGAGCGTTTACGCCAATCAGGTGCTGGAATATTTAACCCATCACGGGGTGCATGTTTCCCATTTGCAGGTGTTGGGCAAGGATTGCCCGGTAGTACCTCCGGCGGCGGCCCACCCCGATTTGGTCATTGTGTTGGGCGGCGATGGCACTTTTTTAAGGGCGGCCCGCAAGTTTGTCAGCGAGAATGTGCCACTGGTGGGTATTAACACCGGTGCTTTGGGCTTTTTAACCCACATTGAGGCTGACAAGATTCCGTTTTACCTGGATCTGCTCATTCAGGGCAAATACAGCCTGGAGTCCCGCATGATGCTTTCCATTGAAAATTGCGGGGAAGCGGGAGGTGATGTCACCGCCTTGCAAGAAGAGCTGGCCCTGAATGATGTGGTGGTGAAAAACGCCAACCCCAGCCAGTTATGCCGGTTGCATTTGCATGTCAACAATACGCCCGTGGCCGTTTACGATTCCGATGGACTGATTTTGTCTACCCCCAGTGGCACCACGGCCTATACCATGGCCGCAGGCGGCCCGGTGATTTCTCCGGAAGTGGACGCCATTTCCATTACCCCCATTTGTCCCCATAGTTTTTCCGCCAAGGCGGTGGTGGTGCCTTTTAACAAGGAATTTAAAATCCAGTCGGATGCCAAAAATCAGGACGTGGTCTACGCCCTGGATGGTCTGGAATGCGGTGTGCTGAAGCCGGGAGAATCTCTGGTGGTGGTTCGGGCGGCCATTCCCTTCCAGATGGTGAATTTTGAACAGAGCGAAAATGACTTTTACTCCCTGCTCAAGCGTAAGTTGCAGTGGTCGATGAATCCTCGCTGGCAATCTCAGGAGGCCCGAGCCGGAGCGCAGGTTTATACGGAGCATCCGCCGCAGCAAAGTTCTCCCTCAGTCTGA
- the recN gene encoding DNA repair protein RecN → MLKQLQIRNIAIVETVSVSFDKGFTVITGESGSGKSILLDAIALAFGAKASPREILRAGTQRGHVELLFDITALQDSQPLRDFLEAQGVSLLPDETEILLSREFTPGGSRSRINGTPVTRDVLEALRPWVIDLHGQHELTSLFQRDKQRAYLDAFGDASHRALKRQVARAYDEWATLNRQLDTLMKNRQDIERQRDFLMFQLQELQEARLEDDQEDVKTRQELEILSHAERLIRISEQGANLLTEGDAQTPAVLDQLSLLQKKLSEGAVYDPALQTLSTQLDGVYAELQAVASELSRYADRVEVQPESIGQLSDRLDTLEKLKRKYGHTLAEVIERRDSLAEELDFLESGEQNFQALEATIAEKQTDLQQVSQQLSEARRHLAESLKQRLLEQLQVLAMPGVSFDIDFLPVSYSREGLEELEFLFSANPGEPLRSLAKVASGGELSRFLLAMKVLTAGADGLLTLVFDEIDSGISGPTAKTVAEKLAALSKAIQVIAITHQPMIAAMGRQHFHVEKQVLQQKDGSETVQVLVHVLAGDDAQRVQVLSRLVSGMDSGDDAVEKFIRRLQTDADQFYRQMEGYTTVG, encoded by the coding sequence ATGCTCAAACAGCTTCAAATTCGAAATATCGCCATTGTGGAAACCGTATCGGTTTCCTTTGACAAGGGCTTTACGGTCATTACCGGCGAAAGTGGCTCCGGGAAAAGCATTTTGCTGGATGCCATTGCCTTGGCCTTTGGAGCCAAAGCCTCTCCCCGGGAAATTTTACGGGCGGGCACCCAGCGGGGACACGTTGAATTGCTGTTTGACATCACCGCCTTGCAGGATTCTCAGCCGTTGCGTGACTTTCTGGAGGCCCAAGGGGTTTCCTTGCTGCCGGATGAAACCGAGATTTTACTGTCTCGGGAATTTACCCCCGGGGGGAGTCGATCCCGCATCAATGGCACGCCGGTGACCCGGGATGTTCTGGAGGCCTTGCGGCCCTGGGTGATTGATTTGCACGGTCAGCATGAGTTGACCAGTCTGTTCCAGCGAGACAAGCAGCGGGCCTATTTGGACGCCTTCGGGGATGCCAGCCATCGGGCTTTAAAGCGACAGGTGGCCCGAGCCTACGATGAATGGGCCACGCTCAATCGCCAATTGGACACGCTGATGAAAAACCGGCAGGATATTGAGCGCCAGCGGGATTTTTTGATGTTCCAGTTGCAAGAATTGCAAGAGGCCCGCTTGGAAGATGATCAGGAGGATGTGAAAACCCGGCAGGAACTGGAAATTTTGAGTCATGCGGAGCGTCTGATTCGAATATCAGAGCAAGGGGCCAATCTGCTCACCGAAGGAGACGCTCAAACCCCCGCTGTGCTGGATCAGTTATCGCTTCTGCAAAAAAAATTATCGGAGGGGGCTGTTTACGATCCGGCGTTGCAGACGCTTTCGACGCAACTGGATGGGGTTTATGCCGAATTGCAGGCTGTGGCCAGTGAATTGAGCCGCTATGCGGATCGGGTGGAAGTACAACCGGAAAGCATCGGGCAGCTTTCAGACCGTTTGGATACATTGGAAAAGTTAAAGCGCAAGTATGGCCATACCCTGGCAGAGGTGATAGAGCGGCGGGATAGCTTGGCCGAGGAGCTGGATTTTCTGGAGTCGGGCGAGCAGAATTTTCAGGCCTTGGAAGCGACCATAGCGGAAAAGCAAACCGATTTACAGCAGGTCAGTCAGCAGTTGAGTGAGGCTCGTCGACATCTGGCTGAATCGCTCAAGCAGCGCTTGCTGGAACAATTGCAGGTATTGGCCATGCCCGGGGTGTCGTTTGACATTGACTTCCTGCCTGTTTCCTACAGCCGGGAAGGGCTGGAGGAATTGGAGTTCCTGTTTTCGGCCAACCCGGGGGAACCCTTGCGCTCTTTGGCCAAAGTGGCCAGTGGGGGGGAACTTTCTCGGTTTTTGCTGGCCATGAAAGTGTTAACCGCCGGTGCGGATGGCTTATTGACCCTGGTGTTTGATGAGATTGACAGTGGTATTAGCGGCCCCACGGCCAAAACCGTGGCGGAGAAACTGGCAGCCCTGTCTAAAGCCATTCAGGTGATTGCCATTACCCACCAGCCCATGATTGCGGCCATGGGACGCCAGCATTTCCATGTGGAAAAGCAGGTCTTGCAACAAAAAGACGGTTCGGAAACCGTGCAGGTACTGGTTCACGTTCTGGCTGGGGATGATGCGCAGCGCGTTCAGGTGCTGAGTCGTTTGGTGAGTGGCATGGACAGCGGGGATGACGCCGTGGAGAAGTTCATTCGTCGTTTGCAGACCGATGCCGATCAGTTTTATCGGCAAATGGAAGGCTATACGACTGTAGGTTAG
- a CDS encoding TIGR02281 family clan AA aspartic protease, with protein MGSASLLRVTKGLPTAALCCLMAWALAVQAEPYAESNKDRAATTGGYLLPDYARGVQAFRSGDYHRAEDYFRRALQADSSNANAHYYLGLTLDKLGHLSEALYEYEFVIRQGREARLVHYAHERVNALAAAISVQESSRTAPSPTLQSVSYAPVTTSAFQQVSSPLQEPIKVLLKDTHNALIVDAVLYEGRQQSSGAFIIDTGATYTSISQQMAEQLGLNLANCEKVLITTANGRIEVPKITIERLQVNGLEARNVEATVIPVRAGSSFSGLLGLSFMRQFVVTIDPQAGHLIFQQNRLF; from the coding sequence ATGGGGTCGGCTTCACTGTTAAGAGTCACCAAAGGTCTGCCAACGGCGGCCTTGTGCTGCCTGATGGCTTGGGCACTGGCGGTTCAGGCAGAGCCTTACGCAGAGTCTAACAAGGATCGAGCCGCTACGACAGGCGGTTACCTTCTGCCGGATTATGCCCGAGGGGTGCAGGCGTTCCGCTCGGGGGACTATCATCGGGCTGAGGATTATTTTCGTCGGGCATTGCAAGCTGACAGTAGCAATGCCAATGCCCACTACTACCTGGGCTTGACCCTGGACAAGCTGGGTCACCTCTCCGAAGCCCTGTATGAGTATGAGTTTGTCATTCGTCAGGGTCGGGAAGCGCGCCTGGTGCATTACGCCCATGAGCGGGTGAATGCCCTGGCTGCTGCTATCAGTGTTCAGGAGTCTTCCCGTACGGCTCCATCCCCCACGTTGCAGTCTGTGTCCTACGCTCCCGTCACGACATCCGCCTTTCAGCAAGTCAGCAGTCCATTGCAGGAGCCGATCAAGGTTCTGTTAAAAGATACCCACAACGCCCTGATTGTGGATGCCGTCCTGTATGAGGGCAGGCAACAGAGTAGCGGCGCCTTTATCATCGATACGGGCGCAACATACACTTCCATTTCCCAGCAAATGGCTGAGCAACTGGGGTTGAATCTGGCAAATTGTGAAAAGGTACTGATCACCACTGCCAACGGGCGCATTGAGGTGCCCAAAATCACCATTGAGCGCTTGCAAGTTAATGGTCTGGAGGCCCGTAACGTGGAAGCCACGGTCATACCGGTGCGGGCAGGTTCCAGTTTTTCCGGCTTGTTGGGTCTCAGTTTTATGCGCCAGTTTGTGGTGACCATTGACCCGCAGGCGGGGCACCTGATTTTTCAGCAGAACCGGTTGTTCTAG
- a CDS encoding LL-diaminopimelate aminotransferase, with translation MSTPPSTAHSQLKSPANRLSKLPTYVFAELDELKAAARNRGADLIDLGMGNPDQPTPEPIIKAIQQGVADPANHGYPNFKGKPEFREAVAAWMKRRYNVDIDPETEVQPLIGSKEGLAHITFAYIDAGDYSIVPSPYYPVHSRATWIADGHVHHVPLTAENNFLPDLDSIPEEVAQKAKLFFVSYPNNPTAGVADLAFYEKLVAYCRKYNIVLVSDLAYGEITFDDFHPPSIFNVPGAKDVAIEFHSFSKNFNMAGWRAGFAVGNPEIVKALYSVKTNLDYGLASAIQDGCIYALNHGEEFLPGLVKTYQERRDVLVKGFRELGWQVEPTKATIYMWLPIPKAFPDSKAWCRHLIDTADVVITPGIAFGEAGDRYFRVSLVSPKETLQKAIDRLKEKGIRYQS, from the coding sequence ATGTCCACGCCCCCTAGCACCGCTCACAGTCAGCTAAAGTCTCCGGCCAATCGCCTGAGTAAGCTGCCCACCTATGTTTTTGCTGAACTGGATGAGTTGAAAGCGGCGGCGCGGAATCGGGGCGCGGATCTGATTGACCTGGGTATGGGCAACCCCGACCAGCCCACACCCGAACCCATTATCAAAGCCATTCAGCAAGGGGTGGCCGATCCGGCCAACCACGGTTACCCTAATTTCAAAGGAAAACCTGAGTTTCGAGAAGCCGTTGCTGCCTGGATGAAGCGCCGCTATAACGTGGACATTGACCCGGAAACCGAGGTTCAGCCCCTCATTGGCTCCAAAGAAGGTTTGGCTCACATTACCTTTGCCTACATTGATGCCGGGGACTACAGCATTGTGCCCTCTCCCTACTACCCGGTTCACAGCCGGGCCACCTGGATTGCCGATGGGCATGTCCATCACGTGCCGCTGACCGCTGAAAATAATTTTCTGCCGGATTTGGACAGCATCCCGGAAGAAGTGGCCCAAAAGGCCAAGCTGTTTTTTGTGAGTTATCCCAATAACCCCACCGCCGGGGTGGCCGATTTGGCTTTTTATGAAAAGCTGGTGGCCTATTGCCGCAAGTACAATATCGTTCTGGTCAGTGATTTGGCCTACGGGGAAATCACCTTTGACGACTTCCACCCGCCCAGTATTTTTAATGTGCCGGGCGCAAAGGATGTGGCCATTGAGTTTCACTCCTTCTCCAAAAACTTCAACATGGCCGGGTGGCGAGCCGGGTTTGCCGTGGGGAATCCGGAGATTGTGAAAGCCCTGTATTCGGTGAAAACAAACCTGGACTACGGCTTGGCCTCCGCCATTCAGGATGGCTGTATTTACGCTTTGAACCACGGCGAAGAGTTTTTGCCCGGTCTGGTCAAAACCTATCAGGAGCGTCGGGATGTTCTGGTCAAAGGGTTCCGTGAATTGGGTTGGCAGGTGGAGCCCACCAAGGCCACCATTTACATGTGGCTTCCCATTCCCAAGGCGTTCCCCGATTCCAAGGCCTGGTGCCGCCACCTGATTGATACCGCCGATGTGGTGATTACCCCCGGAATTGCCTTTGGAGAGGCCGGGGATCGCTACTTCCGGGTGTCGTTGGTATCCCCCAAAGAAACTTTGCAGAAGGCCATTGACCGCTTGAAAGAGAAAGGCATCCGTTACCAGTCATGA